TCAGCATGATTGATGTGCTTTCATCCCCGCCCTGTGGCACTGCCTTTTTGGCCACCCTGGTGCCCAGGCTGCACGTTCATGCTGGGGACTGGGAAGGAGGAGTAACAAGGAGTGACAGTTGGGGACAGGGAGCATCCCTGGGAACCCTGTCCACCACCGCTCCCTGGGTGGATGTGGGGAAAGCCCCTCCCGGCGGGGCTGTCCTGCCGCCTGTGCCCTGCTGGTGCTCTGCCCCTCTCTTTCCTCCCAGGTTTGGTCGGAAGAACGTGCTCTTTGTCACCATGGGCATGCAGACGGGCTTCAGCTTTGTGCAGGTCTTCTCAAAGAACTTCGAGATGTTTGCCGTGCTGTTTGTCCTCGTAGGCATGGGCCAGATCTCCAACTACGTGGCAGCGTTTGTCCTGGGTATGGCATCAAGTCGGACCCGAGTACTAGGCCCTGTGTTCACCCTCATCCCACCCCTGCCCTTTTGGAGACAGCTGTGATACCCCTCAAAGGGATGTAGTTTCTAGCAGTGCTGGCCAGGGCCCCGTGTACCCAGTTCACAGGCCGGCAAACTGAGCCGACAAGCAGCCAGCACCACAAAACCCTGACCTCTCATTTCCAGTTCTCTTTTGGCCTCTGGGATGTGGCACCTTGGTCTTAGTAGTACTTGGTGGACATTTTATAAGGCTCTCCAGAGACTGTCCATCTGAaagagcctgcccctgcccccactgagGTTCCTGGGGAAGAAGGGAGGTGTGGCGTGAGATGGGAAGACTGACCGGCAGGCAGGCCAGTGAGATCCGCCGCCCCCGCAGAGTACGAGGCCAGTGCCATCTGCAGATGAGAGTAAGTGGGTATAGATGGCTTTCATCGCCCTCCAGGTCTGTCACTCAGGTGCGCAGACTCGCCAGCCCGTCCTGTCTGACCGCCTGCCAGGCTCGTTTGCAGGATATCAGCCCCGGCTAATAAGGTCGTTGGGCTCCTTGGGTTGTGTGCAGAAAGGATTATTGTGTCCTTTTGACGTTGTAATAGAAGATGGTTTTCCTTGAAGGATAATGGTCAGCAGGTGTGGCCTGAGGAATGCTCTCACCTTTTGTGTGAGGGTTAAAGGGGCCCTGACGTGGCCTTAGAAGGTGTGTCCCCCGGGAGATGGACAGGCTGGGCTGCGTTCAGAATCCCAACCCCTCCCTCAGCTCAGGAACTCAGCGACAATTCTGGCCGCCTTCTTGTCTGTGTGTTGAAAATAGTACCATAACTGAATCATGAGGAAGTAACCCAAGTCGGAACACTCACCAGATCCCTCCCCTGTGTTGAACAGGAACCGAAATTCTCAGCAAGTCGATCCGGATTGTGTTCTCCACACTGGGCGTGTGCATATTCTACGCCGTGGGCTACATGGTGCTGCCGCTGTTCGCCTACTTCATCAGAGACTGGCGGATGCTGCTGCTGGCGCTGACGGTGCCCGGGGTGTTGTGTGCGGCCCTGTGGTGGTGAGCCTGGCCCGGTGCCCAGCCTGTCCTCTGGCCACACGGCTGCCCTCTGGCCTTCACTAGAGGGCAGCAGCAGCCCACAGATCCCTGCCTGGGCTCCCAGAGACAGGAAGTGCAGATCATCCATGGGTTGTTTCCCCGCGTTTCCTGCACACTCAGGGGAGGCAAAACAGAGCAGCATCCCAGGCCACCGGCAGACTGTGTTCGGCCTGTGCTGTGCTGATGGAAGTGCGGGGAGTGGAGGGAGTCACTGGGAGAAGCTGGGTCCAGCATGGCCGCCAGGAAGTtgtcaggcccagccccagacagcccaggccctggctctggctgtggctGCCGAGGCCTCATGCTGCACACACGGGGAGAAGAGGTAGAGCAACGAAAATGAGGCTCCTCAGGGAGGCTGCACAGAGaccacccagccccacctgtgTCCCTGAGCTGGAGGGGTCGGGCAGTGGGAAGAGGCCGTTATGTACGTGGAGGGGGACACAGTAGGGGAACCAAGGGGGAGGCGCCTGTTGCTGGCGGTGGGGCAGAGGATCGGTGGCCCACATGGAGCAGACAGCATTTCAGGGCACCGTGGGGGAGAAAAGAGTACATCGTGCAGCCTGGGCTCGGTGAATAGCAGATACCCACAGAAGCCGCCAGCACAGGGGCACCCTCATAGACACGCTAGTGTCGGTGGAGGCTGTGGCAAGTCTGGCGCGTCAGTCAGGGGTGGGGTAAGGAGAGCGTAGAGGTGAAAAGGTCAATGCAAAAGCTCCTGAGGgtgccagggctggtgcaggggTTGTAGCAGGGTCTGGGCCCGCTGGGACATCAGCAGTGACCGGCTTCAGGAGCCATCTGGCCTGTCTCCTTAGgccccagcagggggcgccaccACTCCTCGGAAGCGGGCTGGCCAGCCCCCACAGGGATCTTATCTGGGTGTGCGCCGAAGTGTCCTCAGTAGCTCCCACCTCAGGGGGTCACCGAGCATGGGCCGTCCCTTTGCTCCAGGCCCATGCCCACCATAGCTTCCAGCGAGCTTCTGAAAGCTCACTGCGCACAGGCCTGGCCTGTCGGTCAGCCGTCCACAGGGAGGCCTCCCTGAGGGCGCTCCTTGCACCTGCAGGTTCATCCCAGAGTCGCCCCGATGGCTCATCTCCCAGGGACGCTTTGAAGAGGCGGAGGTCATCATCCGCAAGGCCGCCAAGATCAACGGCATTGCTGCACCTGCCACCATCTTTGACCCAAGCGAGGTGAGCACCACGCGGGAGCCCGTGGGGGGCCACGGTGGGTACCCAGCCCTGAGGGCCCCTGCTCACAGGCGCTCCCCCTCCCTGCCgggcccctgcctggctctgTCCACCTTCCCCACAGACTGTAGGCTCTCCTGCTTCTGCTTGCTGCTTTCTGGGCAGCTGTGTATCTTAACCATTCGTTTCGATAACAGACGCCCTTTATGAATGACCGGCCTCTCAAAGTCAGCATTTGGGGAAATCACAGTTGCTTGTGCCTCAGGCAGTTTGTTAACCGAAGAAGAAACTCAGTCTGTGGCCTGCAGCCGCACACAGATTCGGAGTTAGAGACACACAGCCTCCTGCTTTCCTCCGACCGTCAGTCGGTGCCCAtcctctgggagctggggcccagtCGTCGGccacctcttccctccccctctgccccgcACGCCCTGTTCTCACACACCGAGAGAAGGGGCTTGGCTCCACCTGGGTCCTGGCCTGGCTTCCCTGTCCTGTTCCCCTCTGCCTCCCGTCTCTGCAGCAGGCAGCTCTCCTCAGTCTCTCGCTCCAAGCAGAGGCTGCAAGCTGGAAGTGCTGGCCAGCGACAGCAGCCCGGCTGATACGTGTGCAGCAGGCACGCTACTGGCACTCAGGCCTCGAGATGCAAACTGGGCAAGGGGGAGCCATTTCTTGGAGGCAGAGTGGCTGATGGTCTCCTCCCTGCTGGCATCCGGGCTAAGTGGTGGCCCAACAGCAGCTTCCACTTAGCACCTACTGTTAAGGCTCCGGGGCACAAAGGTCAGGGCAGGAGTGTGGCCGAGAGGGCTTCTGAGAGAGGGTCGCTCTGGGTGAACGCATGGCCCCCCGGCATCTTTGAGGAAATGAGGCTATTTCAAGGAATCCTGAAGTCAGAAGCTGACCCTTGGTTGAACTGCTAACTCAGGAAAACAAGCCCTGGAGCCGGGTTTGCTTAAGAAAGCGACATCAGTGTGTGTTTAGACGTGTGCTTTATTAATGGCCGTGGCTGTGCTGAATTTCATAGGAAGTTACTCTGGGTGAAGCTCAGGtcaattttcctgtttttctgtttgattttttttctcccccttgGAAGTAGACCAGTAACTACATGGTCTGAGGACTCAGAAcactaattcttttaaaatgtcagaTCAATAGACTACACAGCCAGTTTCTCTCTCTGACCCAGAGGGCAAGGAGCCAGCCTTGGGGAGGAATGTTTGGAGGCCTTCCTGGAATGCGGCCAGTGAGCTGAGGTCGGGGATGTGCGGCCAGGGAGCTGTAAGCTTGGGCCTCGGCCCTGCCAGTACACGGAGGGAGCGGCCACTCCCTGTCCTCATTCATTCTGATGCTTTATCAGCGAGGCCAGGAGAGCCTTCGGTAGCCCAGTCAGTGCATCCATGGGTCTTTTCCCAGGAGAAAGGTCCAACACTGCCCAGCACTGAGCCCTGGGGAGCCCAGAGCACAGGGTTTCGCGCACATGGCCATGTGCTGTCTCcagcctgcccttcctccctcacctttAATTGTGTCCTTCCTGCAGTTACAAGACCTAAACTCCAAGAAGCAGCAGTCTTACCGCATCCTGGATCTGCTCCGAACCCGGAATATCCGAATAGTCACCATCATGTCCGTGATCCTGTGGTGCGTGAGTGACAGCTGACCGAGGGCCCCCCACCTGGCATAGACTTTCTGGGCGTGGCCGTCACGCCTCTCTTTGCACATGAGCCTCAAAGCAAGTTGAGAGCCTGTGTCATCAGAGAGCCAAAGGGACACGTGAGCCTGCCTCAGGGGTCACCGTGCTGcgagcttgggaaggcagaaggacGATGGCTGTGGAGTCTGGGGACATACGGGACCTTCCGAGGTCTCTCTGGGGCCTCAGCTGGATCCTTGTTCACTGTGGGTCCTGGCTTAATTTTTGCTGCCCCCTGTCTCTCCTACCCACCCACCTGAGAAGACAGGTGAGGCCCTGTCCTGAGGCTGCTGATACCTGGTAGACCTGTACCGTGGAAGCTGCTCCTCGTGGCGTGTTCAGAGACACCCTGGTGAGGGCCCTGGCTGGACGTCCCTGCCAGCCTCTTCCTGATGCGGTGTTGCACAGTGTCAGCAGGGGGTCTGTGAGTCACTCAGGAGAGGGAACACTTCCGAGTGCCTGGTAGCTTTCGCTCGGTGGCCAGACCCCTGGGATTGTCAGTGACAACCTGAGCCCGCCAGCTGTGTGGTGGTAGGATGGGCGAGAAGGGCGGCCTCCATTGCAGAATCCTGGCTAGCAGAATACCAGCTATGGGTCATCTGGCCTTGTTGTTCCCTGGGTGGTGCTCCAAGTCACCCATTCCCAGGAAATGGGGCAGGGAACCTCGGGGCAGGGCACCACTCCCTGAGTCTGCCTGCAGCCTGCCAGCCTGCAGTGAGTCACCCCTCTGGTTCCCCCAGGctctcctccctgctctgggTGTCCCGGGGATATGTCCACATCCTCTTGCCCTTCCTTGTACCGGCTGTGCTTTCCACCTGGGGAGGGGTCAGAAGATGTGTGACCCTTCAAGTCACAACAGTTGTGAGTGTCACAACAGAGAGAGATGCCTCCTGGGGACAGGGCCTGCCGCACCATGAGAAGCTCCCACTCTTCTCCGTGAGTGCAGTGGGGTTGGTGGCAGCCACCTCGGACCATCCCTTCCTGGCTGCGGGGTCTGGCTTCAGGTGTTTGGGCTCGTGTCCTGCCTCATTAGCCCCTCAGTCCTGCCCCTGACATCTGCCTCTTGACCCACTCCCTGGCTCCTTCTGCAGCTGCTGGACTTGGGGAggtgcagagaagagagaagtcaATGCTTCCACTTAGGACTTTGCAAGCGGGCAGGCACGTTGGGGGTTTGTACTTTGCGTGTGATGTGCTTTGACAGCACTGGCATGGAAGCCACGATGCTGGGGCACCTGGGCTGGAGGCAGTTCCTCTCCTATCCGGGGAATAAGATGCAGGATTAAATCTGCCACCTTCCTGTCCTCCACTTAACCAAGACTCGGGGATTTACTGAGATGACTGCGTGTTCACAGTTGTGCTGCTGCTGGGAGAGATGTGCATAGCGCGTCTccagctgccctctgccctccgtTCCAGGATGACCATCTCCGTGGGCTATTTCGGGCTTTCCCTGGATACTCCTAACTTGCATGGGGACATCTACGTGAACTGCTTCCTTTCGGCGGTGGTGGAGGTCCCAGCGTACATgttggcctggctgttgctgcgGTATCTGCCCCGGCGCTATTCCATGGCCACTGCCCTCTTCCTGGGCGGTGGTGTGCTTCTCTTCGTGCAGCTGGTGCCCCCAGGTAGGGACCACGGGCACCTGCGGGCTCAGATTTGCTTTGAGTTACTCACTCTCTGCCAGGCTGCCTTCCTTACTGAAAGAACCAGACCAAGGCTGTCTCAGCTCCCCTGCATGGATGCATTCTTGACCTGACACTCGAGAAAATGGCTCCTGAGGCCAGAACGCTCTCTCTGGCTTGGGCTCTGGGGGCGTGGGCCAGAGGACATGCTGGGGCTGTTGGTCAGTTCCACTTGAAGCCCACATTATATGTGTTCACATTTGTTTTCCTCTCCAGAATGAGGGTGAAGAAGGAGAGCATCCCCATTGCTTTTTTGctagctctgtctttctgtattcAACACGTAGCTGTGGAGTGCCTGCACAGGCCTGGTGCTGACGGTGTAAAGAGGTCAGGCCAGCCCCGGGCTCAGCGGGCTCCCACCCTACCCAAGAAGACGAACCACAAACAGTGGCAGTGCTTGTTGCTCAGATTACGTAGCTTTCCATGGATGGAAATAAGAGGCAGCGGGGAGCTGGCTCACGTGGAGCGGTGATGGGCAGAGCCCTGAGCAGCGGAGGTTGGGCAGAAACACACGTCAGGTGCTGTGGAAGCCAGGCCCGTGTCGGGGAGGACATttcaagaagcagcagcagcagagtgaGCATCCTGAGCAGAGAGgacccagagaggagagagggagctggGAAGAGAAGGAGCAGGGACCAGGTCACGGGAAGGGTGCCCTAGGCTGTGGGCAGAACTTGATTTCTGAAATTGCCTTCTTGTCTGCAGGTGGGTGGGAGGTAGCCCTTTCCGACAGCTTCTAGGACAGTTGATGGGCCCTCATCTGGCCTCTGTGCATGGAGTCTTCTGCACACCCCTGGGGTTGCCACAGTCACTGGTGGTCACTTTGCTCCCAGAGGCCGGAGCATTCTGCATGGGGACAGCCCCAGTGTGACAAACCTGAAGGAGCTCAGAGTAGGTGTGGACGGTCTCACATGGGCTCATCACCACCCCAGGTCACTCGGCCTCCCCTTGCTGGACTACCCCAGGGTTCCCACGGCCTGTGCACTTTCTGAGGTCTGAGCAaaatgaaagtgtgtgtgtgagttagACCCGAAGTCCCCGCTCACCTAACAGTCGCTCGGTAATTCTGTAGGAGGTTGTGCGGTGGCAGCCGCTTACGGGTGGGAAAGCAGGTTTGGTGAGGGTGCTGTCCCTGGTGGTCTGTGGGACAAGGAGATGCATGCGCTTGCCCAGCTGCAGGGCCCCAGCTCGGAGGGAAATCTTGACTGTAGCCCCTATTCCATAATAGGAAGTTGGAAGACAAAATCTGAAAGGAAGGTCTGTCTGAGGCAGAAAAGAAACGGGACTCTCACAGCAGCGTCCCTGGGCTCGGTGCCCACTCCTACCTTCTCCCCTTTGCCCCTGCAGACTTGTATTATTTGGCTACCATCCTGGTGATGATGGGCAAGTTTGGAGTCACTGCTGCCTTTGCCATGGTCTACGTGTACACAGCTGAACTGTACCCCACAGTGGTCAGAAACATGGGCGTGGGAGTCAGCTCCATGGCGTCCCGCCTCGGCAGCATCCTGTCGCCCTACTTCGTGTACCTCGGTAAGTCCCAGGGTCCCCGGGCACACTGCGACAATGGCACAGAAGCACCAGCCGGCTCTAGTTGTGGGGAGGAACTCCCATTCAAACTACGGACTGGCTGGAAGTGGCTGACAGGTCGGACGGTTTGGTGTTTTCGCCTCTGCAAGCCTTCTGTCAAAGATGACTACTTCAGGAACCACTGCACTTGCTTGAAGAAGTTACATCTTGGaagtggcattttttaaaaaattaaaaaatatgtttatttgagagtgcAAAACAGAGAGAGTTCGcagcttctggttcactccccacatgcccacaaccagggctgtgcaggagccaaagctgggaacacagtccaggtctcccacatgagtggcaggaacccagtcatctgagccgtcaccgctgcctGCCAGcgtccatattagcaggaaggtggagtcaggagacagagccaggtaCTAAACCCGGACACCCCAATGTGGAACGCAGGCaacctaaccagcatcttaatcgccaggctaaatgcccacctgtTTGGGATTAGCATTTAAAAGGAGCATGAAGAGAAAGACATCCACTCACAAGGCCTGATGAATTCAGAATTGTTGCAACTTGTAGCACTTCACAGAGTGGCTTTATGCTGTGTCCAGATCCCCTGTGCTGTTTCATATAGCAGGGCACCAGTTTTCCCTCCTCGAAATCAAATCCTCATGGCAGCCGCTGTTCCCTGCACATGGCCAGCCAGTGCCTCTCTGGGGAGGGGTGACACCTACCCTGACAGTGCCCAGTAAGCAGACTGCATGGCCTAGCAAGCAGCAGTACCCTCTTGCCTAGCCTGAAGGCCCACCAGTTGGGGCTTGTGACACGCCTGCAGAGCTGGAAGAGTTGGTGTGCCTGTGCCTGGACAAGCACCTCAAGTTCTTTGGAAACCCAATAAATGGGAATAATCGTGCtcagctcctccctcctcccccccccccccccccccgccccggaccAGATTGTAATCCTGCAGCTGACATCGAGGCAGGTGATCCCCTTTAGAGCGTCCTGGGATATAAAGGGACGAGAGGGAGACCAAGCCTCAGTGCAGCCCTGGGCGTGGGCCTCTGCTTTGCCACAGGTGCCTATGACCGCTTCCTGCCCTACATTCTCATGGGAAGTCTGACGATCCTGACTGCCATCCTCACCCTGTTCCTCCCAGAGAGCTTCGGTGC
Above is a genomic segment from Oryctolagus cuniculus chromosome 6, mOryCun1.1, whole genome shotgun sequence containing:
- the LOC100358417 gene encoding organic cation/carnitine transporter 2 isoform X1; translated protein: MRDYEEVTAFLGEWGPFQRLIFFLLSASIIPNGFNGLSSVFLMATPEHRCRVPESANLSSAWRNHSVPLRLQDGREVPHSCRRYRLAAIANFSALGLEPGRDVDLEQLEQESCLDGWEYSQDVYLSTIVTEWDLVCDDDWKAPLTISLFFVGVLVGSFISGQLSDRFGRKNVLFVTMGMQTGFSFVQVFSKNFEMFAVLFVLVGMGQISNYVAAFVLGTEILSKSIRIVFSTLGVCIFYAVGYMVLPLFAYFIRDWRMLLLALTVPGVLCAALWWFIPESPRWLISQGRFEEAEVIIRKAAKINGIAAPATIFDPSELQDLNSKKQQSYRILDLLRTRNIRIVTIMSVILWMTISVGYFGLSLDTPNLHGDIYVNCFLSAVVEVPAYMLAWLLLRYLPRRYSMATALFLGGGVLLFVQLVPPDLYYLATILVMMGKFGVTAAFAMVYVYTAELYPTVVRNMGVGVSSMASRLGSILSPYFVYLGAYDRFLPYILMGSLTILTAILTLFLPESFGAPLPDTIDQMLRVKGAEEHRPQETHR
- the LOC100358417 gene encoding organic cation/carnitine transporter 2 isoform X2 — encoded protein: MRDYEEVTAFLGEWGPFQRLIFFLLSASIIPNGFNGLSSVFLMATPEHRCRVPESANLSSAWRNHSVPLRLQDGREVPHSCRRYRLAAIANFSALGLEPGRDVDLEQLEQESCLDGWEYSQDVYLSTIVTEWDLVCDDDWKAPLTISLFFVGVLVGSFISGQLSDRFGRKNVLFVTMGMQTGFSFVQVFSKNFEMFAVLFVLVGMGQISNYVAAFVLGTEILSKSIRIVFSTLGVCIFYAVGYMVLPLFAYFIRDWRMLLLALTVPGVLCAALWWFIPESPRWLISQGRFEEAEVIIRKAAKINGIAAPATIFDPSELQDLNSKKQQSYRILDLLRTRNIRIVTIMSVILWMTISVGYFGLSLDTPNLHGDIYVNCFLSAVVEVPAYMLAWLLLRYLPRRYSMATALFLGGGVLLFVQLVPPDLYYLATILVMMGKFGVTAAFAMVYVYTAELYPTVVRNMGVGVSSMASRLGSILSPYFVYLGAYDRFLPYILMGSLTILTAILTLFLPESFGAPLPDTIDQMLRVKGIKYRQTPSHTRILKDGEESPSVLKSTGF